From the Sebastes fasciatus isolate fSebFas1 chromosome 3, fSebFas1.pri, whole genome shotgun sequence genome, one window contains:
- the dennd1c gene encoding DENN domain-containing protein 1B isoform X2: MGSRLKQNPERTFYWFFEATCPVARDKDPGVLFQFPEDFSDEESCQILPRFCFPYDIQRAREGVAVQHFTFVLTDLGGCQRFGFCRLTNNTQTCLCILSYLPWFEVFYKLLNNLADYLTKGQTNEMKALLAALYKQPLPLAAGSVTLQMLLVSTEVSHPVEHPERKEGVPYFIAPDPRSLPSIPENRNLTELIVAVDVGNLLQLYASMLFERRILIFASKLSTLTSCVHALSAVLYPMYWQHIFIPVLPPHLLDYCCAPMPYLIGVHTSLSERVRSRGLEEVVILNVDTNTLETPFEDLKRIPSDVMSGLKACLKRQTVSPGCGVSRAFLRAQALLFGGYRDALQSHKEGEMYFSEELFLDHKSASMRQFLQSAIHLQSFKQFIDCRLDILNKETEPDDLFEEEILKCETAAGRSKSYQQLVGNLKKGGGALILNMKSKANMRAKGLARSGLKNLLMHKAHNEDHALQRGGSVSHRRAQSDCLQNRLPITQHFGRSRPRRPVLKHRAPGDEGDLQDTEDTWDGAVSGPVVEPDSELQKDEEEGEDSLLCDPEEMDLLGEIFDTLSSRSSHERGLLYGTRSLDLFGPDSHDYITKVGFPGNPSQESLSLSIGSGSLHSWNLETTEELSDLTEDSDWLCLDTSVPEEVGTESLLAACEMGEQESRQREVREKQEEVKVEINGNQEEEEIDDGNNFKEVKLEEETKQEGQENRVSLREDPVKEMTEKREDEGLKEKREDEQNQSEEVAEGQEAEKGTNEMQRGEAREEEGKEKQEDKGEEVTLNKLNPHHPNAEEEDNLKSTASPEPRSLIDDPKPPAGQEKMSEEAVKKEEQEERPTHSPPKVLSAVARFQSQTHSQGFPVKSKIKELAEPGRPCNMLQSKENAQTRPPCDSEEKKCSEGHEEEDPPLIRVSELKKRFEV; encoded by the exons AAAG agcgagggagggagTGGCCGTGCAGCACTTTACCTTTGTTTTGACTGACCTTGGGGGATGCCAGAGGTTTGGCTTTTGCCGTCTcaccaacaacacacaaacCTGCCTTTGCATACTCAG TTATCTTCCATGGTTTGAAGTGTTTTACAAACTTCTCAACAACTTGGCTGATTACCTCACAAAAGGACAG ACCAATGAGATGAAGGCGCTGCTGGCTGCGCTCTACAAGCAGCCCTTACCACTGGCAGCCGGATCTGTCACTCTGCAGATG CTATTGGTCAGCACAGAAGTGTCCCATCCTGTTGAACAcccagagagaaaagagggg GTTCCATATTTCATCGCTCCAGACCCCAGAAGTCTCCCTTCCATTCCTGAAAAT AGGAACTTGACAGAACTGATTGTGGCCGTAGATGTGGGCAACCTGCTCCAGCTCTATGCCAGCATGCTATTTGAGAGACGCATCCTCATCTTTGCCAGCAAACTCAGCACT CTGACGTCTTGCGTGCATGCACTCAGTGCCGTGTTATACCCCATGTACTGGCAACACATCTTCATCCCTGTCCTGCCACCCCATCTACTGGACTACTGCTG TGCACCTATGCCTTACCTAATAGGGGTCCACACCAGTCTATCTGAG CGGGTGAGGAGTCGTGGGTTGGAGGAAGTTGTGATTCTGAATGTGGACACAAACACTCTGGAAACCCCCTTTGAAGACCTAAAAAGGATACCTTCAGACGTG ATGTCCGGGCTGAAGGCATGTTTGAAGCGTCAGACCGTGTCTCCTGGCTGTGGTGTCTCAAGGGCGTTCCTGAGAGCTCAGGCTTTGCTGTTCGGAGGCTACAGGGACGCGCTGCAGAGTCACAAG GAGGGTGAGATGTATTTCAGTGAGGAACTGTTTCTAGATCACAAGTCTGCCAGTATGAGGCAGTTCCTACAGAGTGCCATTCATTTACAGTCCTTCAAACAG TTCATTGATTGCCGCCTGGATATTCTGAACAAAGAGACGGAACCAGATGATCTCTTTGAGGAGGAGATCTTGAAGTGTGAAACAGCTGCAG GGAGAAGCAAATCTTATCAACAGTTAGTTGGGAATTTAAAG AAAGGGGGAGGAGCGCTCATCCTTAACATGAAGTCCAAAGCAAACATGAGG GCCAAAGGTCTCGCCAGGTCTGGTTTGAAAAACCTGCTGATGCACAAG GCCCACAATGAAGACCACGCCCTTCAAAGAGGAGGATCTGTGTCGCACCGCCGTGCCCAATCCGACTGCTTGCAGAACCGCCTGCCAATCACACAACACTTTGGGAGG TCACGTCCCCGTCGGCCTGTTCTCAAACATAGGGCTCCCGGAGACGAGGGGGACTTGCAGGACACTGAAGACACATGGGATGG AGCTGTGTCTGGGCCCGTGGTCGAGCCGGACTCTGAGCTCCAGAAGGATGAAGAAGAGGGGGAAGATTCGCTGCTGTGTGACCCGGAGGAGATGGATCTGCTGGGGGAGATCTTTGACACGCTCAGCTCCCGGAGCTCCCACGAGCGCGGACTGCTGTACGGGACACGCAGCCTGGATCTGTTTGGACCGGACAGCCATGACTATATCACAAAG GTCGGTTTTCCAGGCAACCCCAGCCAGGAGAGCCTGTCTCTGTCTATCGGCAGTGGCAGCCTGCACAGCTGGAATCTGGAAACCACAGAGGAGTTGTCAGACCTGACGGAGGACTCCGATTGGCTGTGCCTGGACACCAGCGTACCAGAGGAGGTGGGGACAGAGAGTCTGCTGGCAGCGTGTGAAATGGGGGAGCAAGAAAGCAGACAGAGGGAGGTcagagagaaacaggaagaaGTGAAGGTAGAAATAAACGGgaaccaagaagaagaagaaatagacGACGGAAATAACTTTAAGGAAGTGAAGTTAGAGGAAGAGACGAAGCAAGAGGGTCAAGAAAATAGAGTGAGTTTAAGAGAGGACCCTGTGAAGGAAATGACTGAGAAGCGAGAGGATGAAGGGTTGAAAGAAAAGAGGGAAGATGAGCAAAATCAGAGTGAGGAGGTAGCTGAGGGACAAGAGGCGGAAAAAGGGACAAATGAAATGCAGAGAGGTGAAGcaagagaagaagagggaaaAGAGAAGCAGGAGGACAAAGGTGAAGAGGTGACTTTAAACAAACTGAATCCCCATCATCCCAAcgctgaggaggaggacaatCTGAAATCCACAGCTTCTCCTGAGCCTCGGAGTCTCATCGATGACCCTAAACCTCCAGCAGGTCAAGAGAAAATGAGTGAAGAAGCAGTGAAGaaagaagagcaggaggagaggccGACTCATTCTCCTCCGAAAGTGCTGTCTGCTGTAGCACGCTTCCAATCTCAGACGCATAGCCAGGGCTTTCCGGTGAAGTCCAAGATCAAGGAACTGGCTGAACCTGGGAGACCTTGCAACATGCTTCAGAGCAAGGAGAACGCACAAACGCGGCCACCGTGTGACTCAGAAGAGAAAAAATGCTCAGAGGGACATGAGGAGGAAGACCCGCCTTTAATCAGAGTGTCTGAACTGAAGAAGAGATTTGAAGTTTAA
- the dennd1c gene encoding DENN domain-containing protein 1B isoform X3 translates to MGSRLKQNPERTFYWFFEATCPVARDKDPGVLFQFPEDFSDEESCQILPRFCFPYDIQRAREGVAVQHFTFVLTDLGGCQRFGFCRLTNNTQTCLCILSYLPWFEVFYKLLNNLADYLTKGQTNEMKALLAALYKQPLPLAAGSVTLQMVPYFIAPDPRSLPSIPENRNLTELIVAVDVGNLLQLYASMLFERRILIFASKLSTLTSCVHALSAVLYPMYWQHIFIPVLPPHLLDYCCAPMPYLIGVHTSLSERVRSRGLEEVVILNVDTNTLETPFEDLKRIPSDVMSGLKACLKRQTVSPGCGVSRAFLRAQALLFGGYRDALQSHKEGEMYFSEELFLDHKSASMRQFLQSAIHLQSFKQFIDCRLDILNKETEPDDLFEEEILKCETAAGRSKSYQQLVGNLKKGGGALILNMKSKANMRAKGLARSGLKNLLMHKAHNEDHALQRGGSVSHRRAQSDCLQNRLPITQHFGRSRPRRPVLKHRAPGDEGDLQDTEDTWDGAVSGPVVEPDSELQKDEEEGEDSLLCDPEEMDLLGEIFDTLSSRSSHERGLLYGTRSLDLFGPDSHDYITKVGFPGNPSQESLSLSIGSGSLHSWNLETTEELSDLTEDSDWLCLDTSVPEEVGTESLLAACEMGEQESRQREVREKQEEVKVEINGNQEEEEIDDGNNFKEVKLEEETKQEGQENRVSLREDPVKEMTEKREDEGLKEKREDEQNQSEEVAEGQEAEKGTNEMQRGEAREEEGKEKQEDKGEEVTLNKLNPHHPNAEEEDNLKSTASPEPRSLIDDPKPPAGQEKMSEEAVKKEEQEERPTHSPPKVLSAVARFQSQTHSQGFPVKSKIKELAEPGRPCNMLQSKENAQTRPPCDSEEKKCSEGHEEEDPPLIRVSELKKRFEV, encoded by the exons AAAG agcgagggagggagTGGCCGTGCAGCACTTTACCTTTGTTTTGACTGACCTTGGGGGATGCCAGAGGTTTGGCTTTTGCCGTCTcaccaacaacacacaaacCTGCCTTTGCATACTCAG TTATCTTCCATGGTTTGAAGTGTTTTACAAACTTCTCAACAACTTGGCTGATTACCTCACAAAAGGACAG ACCAATGAGATGAAGGCGCTGCTGGCTGCGCTCTACAAGCAGCCCTTACCACTGGCAGCCGGATCTGTCACTCTGCAGATG GTTCCATATTTCATCGCTCCAGACCCCAGAAGTCTCCCTTCCATTCCTGAAAAT AGGAACTTGACAGAACTGATTGTGGCCGTAGATGTGGGCAACCTGCTCCAGCTCTATGCCAGCATGCTATTTGAGAGACGCATCCTCATCTTTGCCAGCAAACTCAGCACT CTGACGTCTTGCGTGCATGCACTCAGTGCCGTGTTATACCCCATGTACTGGCAACACATCTTCATCCCTGTCCTGCCACCCCATCTACTGGACTACTGCTG TGCACCTATGCCTTACCTAATAGGGGTCCACACCAGTCTATCTGAG CGGGTGAGGAGTCGTGGGTTGGAGGAAGTTGTGATTCTGAATGTGGACACAAACACTCTGGAAACCCCCTTTGAAGACCTAAAAAGGATACCTTCAGACGTG ATGTCCGGGCTGAAGGCATGTTTGAAGCGTCAGACCGTGTCTCCTGGCTGTGGTGTCTCAAGGGCGTTCCTGAGAGCTCAGGCTTTGCTGTTCGGAGGCTACAGGGACGCGCTGCAGAGTCACAAG GAGGGTGAGATGTATTTCAGTGAGGAACTGTTTCTAGATCACAAGTCTGCCAGTATGAGGCAGTTCCTACAGAGTGCCATTCATTTACAGTCCTTCAAACAG TTCATTGATTGCCGCCTGGATATTCTGAACAAAGAGACGGAACCAGATGATCTCTTTGAGGAGGAGATCTTGAAGTGTGAAACAGCTGCAG GGAGAAGCAAATCTTATCAACAGTTAGTTGGGAATTTAAAG AAAGGGGGAGGAGCGCTCATCCTTAACATGAAGTCCAAAGCAAACATGAGG GCCAAAGGTCTCGCCAGGTCTGGTTTGAAAAACCTGCTGATGCACAAG GCCCACAATGAAGACCACGCCCTTCAAAGAGGAGGATCTGTGTCGCACCGCCGTGCCCAATCCGACTGCTTGCAGAACCGCCTGCCAATCACACAACACTTTGGGAGG TCACGTCCCCGTCGGCCTGTTCTCAAACATAGGGCTCCCGGAGACGAGGGGGACTTGCAGGACACTGAAGACACATGGGATGG AGCTGTGTCTGGGCCCGTGGTCGAGCCGGACTCTGAGCTCCAGAAGGATGAAGAAGAGGGGGAAGATTCGCTGCTGTGTGACCCGGAGGAGATGGATCTGCTGGGGGAGATCTTTGACACGCTCAGCTCCCGGAGCTCCCACGAGCGCGGACTGCTGTACGGGACACGCAGCCTGGATCTGTTTGGACCGGACAGCCATGACTATATCACAAAG GTCGGTTTTCCAGGCAACCCCAGCCAGGAGAGCCTGTCTCTGTCTATCGGCAGTGGCAGCCTGCACAGCTGGAATCTGGAAACCACAGAGGAGTTGTCAGACCTGACGGAGGACTCCGATTGGCTGTGCCTGGACACCAGCGTACCAGAGGAGGTGGGGACAGAGAGTCTGCTGGCAGCGTGTGAAATGGGGGAGCAAGAAAGCAGACAGAGGGAGGTcagagagaaacaggaagaaGTGAAGGTAGAAATAAACGGgaaccaagaagaagaagaaatagacGACGGAAATAACTTTAAGGAAGTGAAGTTAGAGGAAGAGACGAAGCAAGAGGGTCAAGAAAATAGAGTGAGTTTAAGAGAGGACCCTGTGAAGGAAATGACTGAGAAGCGAGAGGATGAAGGGTTGAAAGAAAAGAGGGAAGATGAGCAAAATCAGAGTGAGGAGGTAGCTGAGGGACAAGAGGCGGAAAAAGGGACAAATGAAATGCAGAGAGGTGAAGcaagagaagaagagggaaaAGAGAAGCAGGAGGACAAAGGTGAAGAGGTGACTTTAAACAAACTGAATCCCCATCATCCCAAcgctgaggaggaggacaatCTGAAATCCACAGCTTCTCCTGAGCCTCGGAGTCTCATCGATGACCCTAAACCTCCAGCAGGTCAAGAGAAAATGAGTGAAGAAGCAGTGAAGaaagaagagcaggaggagaggccGACTCATTCTCCTCCGAAAGTGCTGTCTGCTGTAGCACGCTTCCAATCTCAGACGCATAGCCAGGGCTTTCCGGTGAAGTCCAAGATCAAGGAACTGGCTGAACCTGGGAGACCTTGCAACATGCTTCAGAGCAAGGAGAACGCACAAACGCGGCCACCGTGTGACTCAGAAGAGAAAAAATGCTCAGAGGGACATGAGGAGGAAGACCCGCCTTTAATCAGAGTGTCTGAACTGAAGAAGAGATTTGAAGTTTAA
- the dennd1c gene encoding DENN domain-containing protein 1B isoform X1 has protein sequence MGSRLKQNPERTFYWFFEATCPVARDKDPGVLFQFPEDFSDEESCQILPRFCFPYDIQRAREGVAVQHFTFVLTDLGGCQRFGFCRLTNNTQTCLCILSYLPWFEVFYKLLNNLADYLTKGQTNEMKALLAALYKQPLPLAAGSVTLQMGEQLLVSTEVSHPVEHPERKEGVPYFIAPDPRSLPSIPENRNLTELIVAVDVGNLLQLYASMLFERRILIFASKLSTLTSCVHALSAVLYPMYWQHIFIPVLPPHLLDYCCAPMPYLIGVHTSLSERVRSRGLEEVVILNVDTNTLETPFEDLKRIPSDVMSGLKACLKRQTVSPGCGVSRAFLRAQALLFGGYRDALQSHKEGEMYFSEELFLDHKSASMRQFLQSAIHLQSFKQFIDCRLDILNKETEPDDLFEEEILKCETAAGRSKSYQQLVGNLKKGGGALILNMKSKANMRAKGLARSGLKNLLMHKAHNEDHALQRGGSVSHRRAQSDCLQNRLPITQHFGRSRPRRPVLKHRAPGDEGDLQDTEDTWDGAVSGPVVEPDSELQKDEEEGEDSLLCDPEEMDLLGEIFDTLSSRSSHERGLLYGTRSLDLFGPDSHDYITKVGFPGNPSQESLSLSIGSGSLHSWNLETTEELSDLTEDSDWLCLDTSVPEEVGTESLLAACEMGEQESRQREVREKQEEVKVEINGNQEEEEIDDGNNFKEVKLEEETKQEGQENRVSLREDPVKEMTEKREDEGLKEKREDEQNQSEEVAEGQEAEKGTNEMQRGEAREEEGKEKQEDKGEEVTLNKLNPHHPNAEEEDNLKSTASPEPRSLIDDPKPPAGQEKMSEEAVKKEEQEERPTHSPPKVLSAVARFQSQTHSQGFPVKSKIKELAEPGRPCNMLQSKENAQTRPPCDSEEKKCSEGHEEEDPPLIRVSELKKRFEV, from the exons AAAG agcgagggagggagTGGCCGTGCAGCACTTTACCTTTGTTTTGACTGACCTTGGGGGATGCCAGAGGTTTGGCTTTTGCCGTCTcaccaacaacacacaaacCTGCCTTTGCATACTCAG TTATCTTCCATGGTTTGAAGTGTTTTACAAACTTCTCAACAACTTGGCTGATTACCTCACAAAAGGACAG ACCAATGAGATGAAGGCGCTGCTGGCTGCGCTCTACAAGCAGCCCTTACCACTGGCAGCCGGATCTGTCACTCTGCAGATG gGAGAGCAGCTATTGGTCAGCACAGAAGTGTCCCATCCTGTTGAACAcccagagagaaaagagggg GTTCCATATTTCATCGCTCCAGACCCCAGAAGTCTCCCTTCCATTCCTGAAAAT AGGAACTTGACAGAACTGATTGTGGCCGTAGATGTGGGCAACCTGCTCCAGCTCTATGCCAGCATGCTATTTGAGAGACGCATCCTCATCTTTGCCAGCAAACTCAGCACT CTGACGTCTTGCGTGCATGCACTCAGTGCCGTGTTATACCCCATGTACTGGCAACACATCTTCATCCCTGTCCTGCCACCCCATCTACTGGACTACTGCTG TGCACCTATGCCTTACCTAATAGGGGTCCACACCAGTCTATCTGAG CGGGTGAGGAGTCGTGGGTTGGAGGAAGTTGTGATTCTGAATGTGGACACAAACACTCTGGAAACCCCCTTTGAAGACCTAAAAAGGATACCTTCAGACGTG ATGTCCGGGCTGAAGGCATGTTTGAAGCGTCAGACCGTGTCTCCTGGCTGTGGTGTCTCAAGGGCGTTCCTGAGAGCTCAGGCTTTGCTGTTCGGAGGCTACAGGGACGCGCTGCAGAGTCACAAG GAGGGTGAGATGTATTTCAGTGAGGAACTGTTTCTAGATCACAAGTCTGCCAGTATGAGGCAGTTCCTACAGAGTGCCATTCATTTACAGTCCTTCAAACAG TTCATTGATTGCCGCCTGGATATTCTGAACAAAGAGACGGAACCAGATGATCTCTTTGAGGAGGAGATCTTGAAGTGTGAAACAGCTGCAG GGAGAAGCAAATCTTATCAACAGTTAGTTGGGAATTTAAAG AAAGGGGGAGGAGCGCTCATCCTTAACATGAAGTCCAAAGCAAACATGAGG GCCAAAGGTCTCGCCAGGTCTGGTTTGAAAAACCTGCTGATGCACAAG GCCCACAATGAAGACCACGCCCTTCAAAGAGGAGGATCTGTGTCGCACCGCCGTGCCCAATCCGACTGCTTGCAGAACCGCCTGCCAATCACACAACACTTTGGGAGG TCACGTCCCCGTCGGCCTGTTCTCAAACATAGGGCTCCCGGAGACGAGGGGGACTTGCAGGACACTGAAGACACATGGGATGG AGCTGTGTCTGGGCCCGTGGTCGAGCCGGACTCTGAGCTCCAGAAGGATGAAGAAGAGGGGGAAGATTCGCTGCTGTGTGACCCGGAGGAGATGGATCTGCTGGGGGAGATCTTTGACACGCTCAGCTCCCGGAGCTCCCACGAGCGCGGACTGCTGTACGGGACACGCAGCCTGGATCTGTTTGGACCGGACAGCCATGACTATATCACAAAG GTCGGTTTTCCAGGCAACCCCAGCCAGGAGAGCCTGTCTCTGTCTATCGGCAGTGGCAGCCTGCACAGCTGGAATCTGGAAACCACAGAGGAGTTGTCAGACCTGACGGAGGACTCCGATTGGCTGTGCCTGGACACCAGCGTACCAGAGGAGGTGGGGACAGAGAGTCTGCTGGCAGCGTGTGAAATGGGGGAGCAAGAAAGCAGACAGAGGGAGGTcagagagaaacaggaagaaGTGAAGGTAGAAATAAACGGgaaccaagaagaagaagaaatagacGACGGAAATAACTTTAAGGAAGTGAAGTTAGAGGAAGAGACGAAGCAAGAGGGTCAAGAAAATAGAGTGAGTTTAAGAGAGGACCCTGTGAAGGAAATGACTGAGAAGCGAGAGGATGAAGGGTTGAAAGAAAAGAGGGAAGATGAGCAAAATCAGAGTGAGGAGGTAGCTGAGGGACAAGAGGCGGAAAAAGGGACAAATGAAATGCAGAGAGGTGAAGcaagagaagaagagggaaaAGAGAAGCAGGAGGACAAAGGTGAAGAGGTGACTTTAAACAAACTGAATCCCCATCATCCCAAcgctgaggaggaggacaatCTGAAATCCACAGCTTCTCCTGAGCCTCGGAGTCTCATCGATGACCCTAAACCTCCAGCAGGTCAAGAGAAAATGAGTGAAGAAGCAGTGAAGaaagaagagcaggaggagaggccGACTCATTCTCCTCCGAAAGTGCTGTCTGCTGTAGCACGCTTCCAATCTCAGACGCATAGCCAGGGCTTTCCGGTGAAGTCCAAGATCAAGGAACTGGCTGAACCTGGGAGACCTTGCAACATGCTTCAGAGCAAGGAGAACGCACAAACGCGGCCACCGTGTGACTCAGAAGAGAAAAAATGCTCAGAGGGACATGAGGAGGAAGACCCGCCTTTAATCAGAGTGTCTGAACTGAAGAAGAGATTTGAAGTTTAA